In Notamacropus eugenii isolate mMacEug1 chromosome 1, mMacEug1.pri_v2, whole genome shotgun sequence, one genomic interval encodes:
- the LOC140521577 gene encoding interleukin-36 alpha-like, which translates to MNRWNEDPYGPGLMGAQGLGQSYFLTIRDINQQVLVLQEKTLIAVPEDEHVTQISLATTPCRDESLEKGKGNPIYLGTEGHKLCLCCVESEGQPILKLEERDIMELYHTPKAEKSFVFYQNATYNISTFESAAYPGWFISSSVEKRKPITLTKDVGKENINFYFDSSTKPVLN; encoded by the exons ATGAATAGATGGAACGAAGATCCATATGGTCCAG GTTTAATGGGAGCACAAG GTTTAGGGCAATCTTACTTCCTGACAATTCGTGACATCAATCAGCAAGTGTTGGTCCTTCAAGAGAAGACCCTCATAGCAGTTCCTGAGGATGAACATGTGACCCAAA TCTCACTGGCAACCACACCATGCCGAGATGAGTCTCTGGAAAAAGGCAAAGGCAATCCTATTTACTTGGGAACAGAAGGCCATAAACTATGTCTGTGCTGTGTAGAGAGTGAAGGGCAGCCCATACTGAAGTTGGAG gaGAGGGACATAATGGAATTATATCATACCCCCAAAGCAGAGAAATCTTTTGTATTTTACCAAAATGCAACTTACAACATTTCTACCTTTGAGTCGGCTGCCTATCCTGGATGGTTCATCTCTAGTTCAGTGGAGAAGCGGAAACCCATCACATTGACCAAGGatgtgggaaaagaaaatataaatttctattttgACTCCAGCACTAAGCCTGTCCTGAACTGA